In Microbacterium binotii, one DNA window encodes the following:
- a CDS encoding carbohydrate ABC transporter permease, whose translation MADALTRVRPRRAPRGPAWAHRAFVAPSVLALIVLGVYPLLFIVGAAFTESSLGRPFQEWVGTATIEKVLGDADAVATLARTLVYALGVSAASLALGVVAALALHGAVRSGSFVRTLLLLPLITPPVIVGTLWKLVYNPGGGLLATVLGFFGAPRDAIAPLSSTAWALPGIALADVWEWTPLVALLVFTALLAQDAQTLEAARLDGAHGFGLFRHITLPAISGVVAAAFFIRLVLAFKVFDLVFMMTSGGPGQATTTTSYLIYQAALREFDLGKAAVITLLLAVLVTVATLPFALAARRLQANHE comes from the coding sequence TTGGCTGACGCCCTCACGCGCGTGCGCCCGCGCCGTGCCCCTCGGGGACCGGCGTGGGCGCACCGCGCGTTCGTCGCTCCGAGCGTGCTTGCGCTCATCGTGCTGGGGGTCTACCCGCTGCTGTTCATCGTGGGCGCGGCGTTCACCGAGTCCTCGCTCGGTCGCCCCTTCCAGGAGTGGGTCGGCACCGCGACCATCGAGAAGGTGCTCGGGGATGCGGATGCGGTCGCCACCCTCGCACGCACCCTCGTCTACGCCCTCGGGGTGTCGGCGGCGAGCCTCGCGCTCGGCGTCGTCGCCGCCCTCGCGCTTCACGGAGCCGTTCGCAGCGGTTCCTTCGTGCGCACGCTCCTGCTGTTGCCGCTGATCACGCCCCCGGTCATCGTCGGAACGCTGTGGAAGCTCGTGTACAACCCCGGCGGCGGGCTCCTCGCGACCGTGCTCGGATTCTTCGGAGCACCCCGCGACGCGATCGCACCGCTCTCCTCCACCGCGTGGGCACTGCCCGGCATCGCGCTCGCAGACGTGTGGGAGTGGACGCCTCTGGTCGCCCTTCTCGTGTTCACGGCGCTGCTCGCGCAGGACGCGCAGACCCTCGAGGCGGCCCGCCTGGATGGCGCGCACGGGTTCGGTCTCTTCCGGCACATCACCCTGCCGGCGATCTCCGGCGTGGTCGCGGCGGCCTTCTTCATCCGTCTCGTGCTGGCGTTCAAGGTGTTCGATCTCGTCTTCATGATGACCTCGGGCGGTCCGGGGCAGGCGACGACCACGACCTCGTACCTGATCTACCAGGCGGCGCTGCGCGAGTTCGACCTCGGCAAGGCCGCCGTCATCACCCTGCTGCTGGCCGTGCTCGTCACGGTCGCGACCCTTCCCTTCGCCCTCGCGGCGCGCAGATTGCAGGCCAACCATGAGTGA
- a CDS encoding carbohydrate ABC transporter permease, with product MSELLALRRPRASRRSILSTIVLAALVLFFVVPLLYLVSVSFMGRNETGQGVLIPTVPQFSNWTEVLTQSDLLRGIANSLIAAIGGALVSLLIALPGAWAMVRFRTGGATLAGTIMSPWLLPPIVAVVPLFTLLRLLGANNTLWGLTLVYALVNVPVAIWLLEGFLRKLPIEIEEAARIDGAGSLRVLVSVVAPLVAPALVAVGIIAGVLNYNEFLLATFLTQSPDARTLPVVLSLFYGERTPHMGKIAAASVIGVIPVFAAAVFLQRWLVGGLTSGAVR from the coding sequence ATGAGTGAGCTCCTCGCCCTTCGGCGACCACGTGCGTCGCGTCGCAGCATCCTGTCCACCATCGTGCTCGCAGCTCTCGTGCTGTTCTTCGTCGTGCCGCTGCTGTACCTCGTGTCGGTGTCGTTCATGGGCCGCAACGAGACGGGTCAGGGAGTGCTGATACCCACGGTGCCGCAGTTCTCGAACTGGACCGAGGTGCTGACGCAGTCGGATCTCCTGCGCGGCATCGCCAACTCCCTGATCGCCGCGATCGGCGGCGCGCTCGTCTCCCTGTTGATCGCGCTGCCGGGTGCCTGGGCGATGGTGCGCTTCCGCACCGGCGGCGCGACGCTCGCGGGCACGATCATGAGCCCGTGGCTGCTGCCGCCGATCGTCGCCGTCGTGCCACTGTTCACCCTGCTGCGCCTGCTCGGCGCGAACAACACGCTGTGGGGCCTGACCCTGGTCTACGCGCTGGTCAACGTGCCCGTGGCGATCTGGCTGCTGGAGGGATTCTTGCGCAAGCTCCCGATCGAGATCGAGGAGGCGGCGAGGATCGACGGCGCCGGCTCCCTCCGCGTCCTGGTCTCGGTCGTCGCCCCGCTGGTCGCGCCCGCGCTGGTCGCGGTGGGCATCATCGCCGGTGTCCTGAACTACAACGAGTTCCTGCTGGCGACCTTCCTCACCCAGTCCCCCGATGCCCGCACGTTGCCCGTGGTGCTCTCGCTGTTCTACGGCGAGCGCACCCCCCACATGGGCAAGATCGCGGCCGCATCCGTCATCGGCGTGATCCCCGTGTTCGCGGCAGCCGTGTTCCTGCAGCGGTGGCTCGTCGGGGGCCTCACCTCCGGCGCGGTGCGCTGA
- a CDS encoding type IV toxin-antitoxin system AbiEi family antitoxin domain-containing protein, giving the protein MLPSFDDAVFTRRDALARGASDTTLRADRDRGRLDRVRPGVYAAASAWKDLASEERARWAAAAAHEAGRGAPIVFSHLSAAALWGLPLFRVRATRAHVTVDGPARSTPQVFRHRLPLPSADVVWLESGRLGVTTLARTVADVIATVPLEAGVSLADAALRTVATDATGAIDLERAEGLREEITDHLRRRTGRRGIRAARFVTEFADARAQLPGESVSRLLLRQLGFADPELQVPVSGPRGADYLIDFDLGTVWGEFDGAAKYTDPRFLNGRTPARALADEKEREDWIRGVTGKRIVRWQMPHLATTSTFRRHLAACGVYPRHT; this is encoded by the coding sequence ATGCTGCCATCATTCGACGACGCCGTCTTCACCCGCCGAGACGCGCTCGCGCGCGGCGCCTCGGACACGACGCTTCGCGCGGACCGCGATCGGGGCAGGCTCGACCGTGTGCGGCCGGGCGTCTACGCCGCCGCCTCGGCATGGAAGGACCTCGCATCCGAGGAGCGCGCGCGTTGGGCGGCCGCGGCCGCGCACGAAGCGGGCAGAGGCGCTCCGATCGTGTTCTCGCACCTGAGTGCCGCCGCGCTCTGGGGCCTGCCGCTCTTCCGTGTCCGCGCCACGCGTGCGCACGTCACGGTCGACGGCCCGGCGAGGTCCACGCCGCAGGTCTTCCGTCATCGACTGCCACTCCCGTCCGCGGACGTGGTGTGGCTCGAGTCCGGTCGACTCGGTGTGACCACGCTGGCTCGGACGGTCGCGGATGTCATCGCCACGGTACCGCTCGAGGCGGGCGTGTCCCTCGCGGATGCGGCTCTGCGCACAGTCGCGACGGACGCGACTGGCGCGATCGATCTCGAGCGCGCTGAAGGTCTTCGTGAGGAGATCACCGACCACCTGCGTCGTCGAACAGGACGACGCGGGATCCGTGCGGCCCGCTTCGTGACGGAGTTCGCGGATGCACGCGCACAGCTTCCCGGCGAGAGCGTCAGCCGGCTCCTGCTGCGACAGCTCGGCTTCGCCGACCCGGAGCTCCAGGTCCCCGTCAGCGGTCCACGCGGTGCGGACTATCTCATCGACTTCGACCTCGGGACGGTGTGGGGCGAGTTCGACGGTGCCGCGAAGTACACCGATCCCCGCTTCTTGAACGGCCGCACGCCCGCTCGAGCACTCGCCGACGAGAAGGAACGAGAGGACTGGATCCGCGGGGTGACCGGTAAGCGGATCGTGCGCTGGCAGATGCCGCACCTCGCCACGACCTCGACCTTCCGCCGCCACCTCGCGGCCTGCGGCGTCTACCCCAGACACACCTGA
- a CDS encoding NAD-dependent succinate-semialdehyde dehydrogenase has protein sequence MTALTETDLLARVRSQLFIGGEWRDASDAQTLDVRDPATNAVVKTIASATVADGAAALDAAVDAFASWSRTPARERAELLRRAFDLLQERKEEFALLMTIEMGKPLAEARGEVVYGGEFLRWFSEEAAHVQGRYGANPEGTGRMIVSQHPVGPCYLITPWNFPLAMATRKIAPALAAGCTVVIKPAELTPLTTLYFAQLLQDAGLPDGVVNVITTSQSGAVSEPIIRDPRLRKLSFTGSTPVGVKLLEQAAGGVLRTSMELGGNAPFVVFDDADLDKAVEGAMLAKFRNIGQACTAANRFLVHRSVAEEFAHRVTERVQALRVGRGTEDGVAIGPLIDDRAVAKAEALVSDAVARGASVRTGGAAIPGEGTFFEPTVVSDVAAGSDILREEIFGPVLAIVPFETEDEAVALANATEYGLVSYVFTENLARGQRMIERLETGMMGLNVGVVSNAAGPFGGWKSSGLGREGGAEGIHEYLQTKYTLTPNPFA, from the coding sequence ATGACCGCACTCACCGAGACCGACCTGCTCGCCCGCGTCCGCTCGCAGCTGTTCATCGGCGGCGAGTGGCGCGACGCATCCGACGCCCAGACGTTGGACGTGCGCGACCCCGCCACCAACGCCGTCGTGAAGACGATCGCGAGCGCCACGGTCGCCGACGGTGCCGCCGCGCTGGATGCGGCCGTCGACGCGTTCGCGTCGTGGTCGCGGACCCCGGCGCGCGAGCGGGCGGAACTGCTGCGCCGGGCGTTCGATCTGCTCCAGGAGCGCAAGGAGGAGTTCGCGCTGCTCATGACGATCGAGATGGGCAAGCCGCTCGCGGAGGCCCGTGGCGAGGTCGTCTACGGCGGCGAGTTCCTGCGGTGGTTCAGCGAAGAGGCCGCTCACGTGCAGGGGCGGTACGGCGCCAACCCCGAGGGCACCGGTCGCATGATCGTCTCGCAGCATCCCGTCGGTCCCTGCTACCTCATCACCCCCTGGAACTTCCCGCTCGCGATGGCCACCCGCAAGATCGCCCCGGCGCTCGCCGCGGGCTGCACGGTGGTCATCAAGCCGGCGGAGCTCACGCCGCTGACGACGCTCTACTTCGCCCAGCTGCTGCAGGATGCGGGACTGCCGGACGGCGTGGTCAACGTGATCACCACGTCGCAGTCGGGTGCCGTGTCGGAGCCGATCATCCGCGACCCGCGCCTGCGCAAGCTGTCGTTCACAGGCTCGACGCCGGTCGGCGTGAAGCTGCTGGAACAGGCTGCCGGCGGAGTGCTTCGCACCTCGATGGAGCTCGGTGGCAACGCCCCCTTCGTCGTGTTCGACGACGCCGATCTCGACAAGGCCGTGGAGGGGGCGATGCTGGCGAAGTTCCGCAACATCGGCCAGGCGTGCACCGCCGCCAACCGCTTCCTCGTGCATCGCAGCGTCGCGGAGGAGTTCGCGCATCGCGTCACCGAACGGGTGCAGGCGCTGCGCGTCGGTCGCGGCACCGAGGACGGCGTGGCGATCGGCCCGCTCATCGACGACCGCGCGGTCGCGAAGGCGGAGGCACTGGTTTCGGATGCGGTCGCGCGCGGCGCGAGCGTGCGCACCGGCGGCGCGGCGATCCCGGGCGAGGGGACGTTCTTCGAGCCCACCGTCGTCTCCGACGTCGCGGCGGGGAGCGACATCCTGCGGGAGGAGATCTTCGGCCCCGTGTTGGCGATCGTCCCCTTCGAGACCGAGGACGAGGCGGTCGCCCTCGCCAACGCGACCGAATACGGACTGGTGTCGTATGTCTTCACCGAGAACCTCGCGCGCGGCCAGCGCATGATCGAGCGCCTCGAGACCGGGATGATGGGGCTCAACGTGGGTGTCGTGTCCAATGCGGCAGGGCCCTTCGGCGGGTGGAAGTCCTCCGGTCTCGGCCGCGAGGGCGGCGCCGAGGGCATCCACGAGTACCTGCAGACCAAGTACACGCTGACGCCCAACCCCTTCGCCTGA
- a CDS encoding MarR family winged helix-turn-helix transcriptional regulator, with the protein MAERISFTLHELVATVDAFADARLRDAYGISIGDFIYLATIADQQPLDLTSLARCLMVTKAAVSKRMPHLAEAGWVRTSNGPGRRILVGLTDAGASLVQRAGGELDAEFMGLFDDPRLIDTGVDRAVLARQLEVLTELVREKETP; encoded by the coding sequence GTGGCCGAACGGATCTCCTTCACCCTGCACGAGCTCGTCGCGACCGTGGATGCGTTCGCGGACGCGCGGCTGCGCGATGCCTACGGCATCTCGATCGGCGACTTCATCTACCTCGCCACGATCGCGGATCAGCAGCCGCTCGATCTGACCTCGCTGGCGCGGTGCCTCATGGTCACGAAGGCCGCCGTCAGCAAGCGGATGCCGCATCTCGCCGAGGCGGGGTGGGTGCGCACCTCGAACGGTCCGGGGCGCCGCATCCTCGTCGGTCTGACGGATGCGGGCGCAAGCCTCGTTCAGCGCGCCGGCGGCGAGCTCGACGCCGAGTTCATGGGCCTCTTCGACGATCCGCGCCTGATCGACACCGGAGTCGATCGCGCTGTGCTCGCCCGTCAGCTGGAGGTGCTGACGGAGCTCGTCCGAGAGAAGGAGACCCCGTGA
- a CDS encoding NAD(P)H-dependent oxidoreductase, which yields MSTRIVVIVGTPLPDTLNHALAASYTDAARAAGAEVRVIDLATEEAPAHPRTTGEVRMPRTSDDAPLDAVAARAIEDIAWAEHLVFFFPQWWGTYPGALKVFIDRVFLSGFAFRYRPTGPLWDKLLTGRTARLVMTMDSPRVWNAVVYRHAAETSLRNAVLGYCGVRTIGVTRFDQVRHRSDETRRAWIAETARLGARDAGRPARRRTPAGAGAGAGAGAGV from the coding sequence GTGAGCACCAGGATCGTCGTCATCGTCGGCACTCCGCTGCCCGACACCCTCAACCACGCCCTCGCCGCGTCGTACACGGACGCTGCCCGCGCCGCCGGCGCCGAGGTGCGCGTGATCGACCTCGCCACCGAAGAGGCCCCCGCTCATCCGCGAACCACGGGCGAGGTGCGGATGCCCCGCACCTCCGACGACGCGCCGCTGGATGCGGTCGCGGCGCGAGCGATCGAGGACATCGCGTGGGCGGAGCACCTCGTGTTCTTCTTCCCCCAGTGGTGGGGCACCTATCCCGGGGCCCTCAAAGTCTTCATCGACCGCGTGTTCCTGTCGGGATTCGCGTTCCGCTATCGCCCGACCGGACCCCTGTGGGACAAGCTCCTCACCGGCCGCACCGCCCGCCTCGTCATGACCATGGACTCGCCGCGCGTGTGGAACGCGGTCGTGTACCGCCACGCGGCTGAGACGAGTCTGCGCAATGCGGTGCTCGGCTACTGCGGTGTACGCACGATCGGCGTGACCCGTTTCGATCAGGTCCGCCACCGCAGCGACGAGACCCGCCGAGCGTGGATCGCCGAGACGGCCCGCCTGGGCGCGAGGGATGCGGGGCGTCCCGCCCGGCGCCGCACGCCCGCAGGAGCGGGCGCAGGGGCGGGGGCGGGAGCCGGCGTCTGA
- a CDS encoding pyridoxamine 5'-phosphate oxidase family protein, producing the protein MTGPPASDVVALRVPRIDVATDPVHADDPPRDPLALAASWLPGEGEERALMTLSTVDEEGFPRARTVMLTEFDGERFFFHTDAASRKVRELSLNPRVALTVLWPGFTHQLVVQGTAAVAEEEEIARAYAGRSDYLRQLAWLNTAEYARQPRSRRERQWAAFAAANPHPAQPDGWIGYAVRPRRMLFWTSHPAAASRRLEYVREDGGWICRHLPG; encoded by the coding sequence ATGACCGGCCCTCCCGCATCCGACGTCGTCGCCCTCCGAGTGCCGCGCATCGACGTGGCCACCGACCCGGTGCACGCCGACGACCCGCCGCGCGATCCCCTCGCCCTCGCGGCTTCCTGGCTGCCCGGGGAGGGCGAGGAACGCGCCCTCATGACGTTGTCCACGGTCGACGAGGAGGGATTCCCCCGCGCGCGTACCGTCATGCTGACCGAGTTCGACGGGGAGCGCTTCTTCTTCCACACGGATGCGGCGAGCCGGAAGGTGCGGGAGCTGAGCCTCAATCCGCGTGTCGCGCTGACCGTTCTCTGGCCCGGATTCACGCACCAGCTCGTCGTGCAGGGGACCGCGGCCGTGGCGGAGGAAGAGGAGATCGCGCGCGCCTACGCCGGTCGCTCCGACTACCTGCGCCAGCTCGCCTGGCTCAACACCGCCGAATACGCCCGCCAGCCGCGTTCGCGCCGCGAGCGGCAGTGGGCCGCGTTCGCCGCGGCGAACCCGCATCCGGCGCAGCCCGACGGCTGGATCGGATACGCGGTGCGGCCGCGGCGCATGCTCTTCTGGACGTCGCATCCCGCCGCGGCGAGCCGCCGCCTCGAGTACGTGCGCGAGGACGGCGGCTGGATCTGTCGGCACCTGCCGGGCTGA
- a CDS encoding creatininase family protein: MTATTRRWDDLSGPALVAATSDRSIAVVPIGAIEHHGPHLPLRTDTLIAEAVATAAVERVVAQGVDAWLLPTLAYAKSDEHYWAPGTLWMEGTTLLQQLVEIGRAIAQTPVRTVAFVNGHGGNVMLLGWVNRELRRRFGLRSFSMGSGAGVAGDGRDGRPDELGQGIHAGWGETSVLMHLAPHLVAQELPPRNVPERIAGLTHIGFNAKPVMFGWTSDDFGPDGVIGDPTGANAEDGRRIFEAGVAFVADALIEIDGFEFA; encoded by the coding sequence ATGACGGCGACCACGAGGCGATGGGACGATCTCTCGGGACCCGCGCTGGTCGCCGCCACGAGCGACCGGTCGATCGCCGTCGTGCCGATCGGGGCGATCGAGCACCACGGTCCGCATCTGCCGCTGCGCACCGACACACTGATCGCGGAGGCGGTCGCCACCGCGGCCGTCGAGCGCGTCGTGGCGCAGGGCGTGGATGCGTGGCTTCTCCCGACCCTCGCGTACGCCAAGTCCGATGAGCACTACTGGGCCCCGGGAACGCTCTGGATGGAGGGCACGACCTTGCTGCAGCAGCTCGTCGAGATCGGCCGCGCCATCGCTCAGACGCCCGTGCGCACCGTCGCCTTCGTCAACGGCCACGGCGGCAACGTCATGCTCCTCGGCTGGGTCAACCGGGAGCTCCGGCGCCGATTCGGGCTGCGCTCGTTCTCGATGGGCTCGGGCGCGGGTGTCGCGGGCGACGGGCGCGACGGTCGGCCCGACGAGCTCGGACAGGGCATCCACGCCGGATGGGGCGAGACCTCGGTCCTCATGCACCTGGCGCCGCACCTGGTGGCGCAGGAGCTGCCGCCGCGCAATGTGCCCGAGCGCATCGCGGGACTGACCCACATCGGCTTCAACGCGAAGCCCGTGATGTTCGGCTGGACGAGCGACGACTTCGGTCCCGACGGTGTCATCGGGGACCCCACCGGTGCCAATGCGGAGGACGGGCGGCGGATCTTCGAGGCCGGCGTCGCGTTCGTCGCCGACGCTCTCATCGAAATCGACGGATTCGAGTTCGCATGA
- a CDS encoding FAD-binding oxidoreductase: MTAPDYAALEGELRDLLGPRGVSSDMRQREKASVDGARMSPIIAEMLPLGIADLVAFPTTAQEIADVVGLAARHGVAITPRGKGTGNYGQAIPMPGGLVLDTSRARTIVEVGDGWITADAGTPMNALEAAARATGQQLWMYPSTVHTTIGGFLAGGSGGTGTIAHGSNDAGFVVALDVVTPASEGALRHVEGDEAQGYVHNYGTAGIIARATVRLEPLQDWRGLYASFPDFSGALSVLRTLGRMTPAPRLVSADTPHITAQLPPDEAFPTGRSSLRMIADARILEDAIAVIEQAGGRIEDVREGPGVSAAISVLSYNHPIEWLQKSEPGVYFHVEVSGDALVERIDDVHAVYPGGQLHIEAGHTVPIGMLAGVYESPEAVYAGIERLGELGVGVHNPHQWNVDFRLDETVALARRTDPQGLLNPGKLNPDYAGPTKGAIR; encoded by the coding sequence ATGACCGCACCCGATTACGCCGCCCTCGAGGGGGAACTGCGCGACCTGCTGGGCCCCCGCGGCGTCTCCAGCGACATGCGCCAGCGCGAGAAGGCATCCGTCGACGGTGCGCGGATGTCGCCGATCATCGCCGAGATGCTGCCGCTGGGGATCGCCGACCTCGTCGCGTTCCCCACGACCGCACAGGAGATCGCGGACGTCGTCGGCCTGGCCGCCCGTCACGGCGTGGCCATCACGCCACGCGGCAAGGGGACGGGCAACTACGGGCAGGCCATCCCCATGCCGGGCGGACTCGTCCTCGACACCTCGCGCGCCCGCACGATCGTGGAGGTGGGTGACGGCTGGATCACGGCGGATGCGGGTACGCCGATGAACGCCCTCGAGGCCGCCGCCCGCGCCACCGGTCAGCAGCTGTGGATGTACCCGTCGACCGTGCACACCACGATCGGCGGGTTCCTCGCGGGCGGATCCGGTGGGACGGGAACGATCGCGCACGGCTCGAACGATGCAGGCTTCGTCGTCGCGCTCGACGTCGTGACGCCCGCATCCGAGGGCGCGCTGCGGCACGTGGAGGGCGACGAAGCGCAGGGCTACGTGCACAACTACGGCACCGCGGGCATCATCGCGCGGGCCACCGTGCGTCTCGAACCGCTGCAGGACTGGCGAGGCCTCTACGCGTCGTTCCCCGACTTCTCCGGAGCCCTGTCCGTGCTGCGAACGCTCGGCCGGATGACGCCGGCGCCGCGGCTCGTGTCGGCCGACACCCCGCACATCACCGCGCAGCTGCCGCCGGACGAGGCGTTCCCCACCGGTCGCAGCTCGCTGCGCATGATCGCGGATGCCCGCATCCTCGAGGACGCGATCGCCGTCATCGAGCAGGCCGGCGGAAGGATCGAGGACGTGCGGGAGGGGCCGGGCGTCAGCGCCGCCATCTCCGTGCTCAGCTACAACCACCCGATCGAGTGGCTGCAGAAGTCCGAGCCGGGCGTGTACTTCCACGTCGAGGTCTCCGGTGACGCACTGGTCGAGCGCATCGACGATGTCCACGCCGTCTACCCCGGCGGCCAGTTGCACATCGAGGCGGGTCACACCGTTCCGATCGGGATGCTGGCGGGTGTCTACGAGAGCCCGGAGGCCGTCTACGCCGGCATCGAGCGGCTCGGCGAGCTGGGCGTCGGCGTGCACAACCCCCACCAGTGGAACGTCGATTTCCGCCTCGACGAGACGGTGGCGCTGGCGCGGCGCACCGACCCGCAGGGACTGCTGAATCCGGGCAAGCTCAACCCCGACTACGCCGGCCCGACCAAGGGGGCGATCCGATGA
- a CDS encoding amidohydrolase family protein, with translation MTESPQATMIDRIAGAALADGSRVDVVIEDGRIAAVTPAASVPAPGAHDLSGFLLLAAAAEPHAHLDKALSWDAIRSPMGDLRAAIAAWRVYAERMTVADVTERARTQVLRMLRNGTTAIRTHVDVLLGDAPLRGVEALVSLREELAALVDIEIVALAGPDVPTAHLEAALDAGADAVGGASHLADDPVADLHRLLDVAERRGVPVDLHTDEGLAAAVTLDAYARRTRGWSQNRSAGHCVRLGTLDEPARDEVIAEVVASGVGIIANPITNLSLQGWSVPVATPRGIAPARALLTAGARFAAGADNVRDPFNPLGRGDALETAMLLVVAAHLTAEEAYTAVSTGAREVMGLPEAGVAVGARADLLAVRAESLVQAIAEAPADRLVMRGGRLVAATTTEGWVAAP, from the coding sequence ATGACCGAGTCGCCGCAGGCCACGATGATCGATCGGATCGCGGGGGCCGCGCTCGCGGACGGTTCCCGCGTGGACGTCGTGATCGAGGACGGCCGGATCGCCGCCGTGACGCCGGCGGCCTCCGTCCCCGCACCCGGTGCGCACGATCTGTCCGGCTTCCTGCTGCTCGCCGCTGCGGCCGAGCCGCACGCGCATCTCGACAAGGCGCTGAGCTGGGATGCCATCCGCTCGCCGATGGGGGATCTCCGCGCGGCGATCGCCGCCTGGCGCGTCTACGCCGAGAGGATGACCGTCGCCGATGTGACCGAGCGGGCTCGCACGCAGGTGCTCCGGATGCTGCGCAACGGCACCACCGCCATCCGTACGCACGTCGACGTGCTGCTGGGCGACGCGCCGCTGCGCGGAGTCGAGGCGCTCGTGTCGCTCCGGGAGGAGCTGGCCGCACTCGTCGACATCGAGATCGTCGCCCTCGCCGGGCCCGACGTGCCGACCGCGCACCTGGAAGCGGCGCTGGATGCGGGCGCCGACGCCGTCGGGGGAGCATCCCACCTCGCGGACGACCCGGTCGCGGACCTCCATCGGCTGCTCGATGTCGCCGAGCGTCGTGGCGTGCCCGTCGATCTGCACACGGATGAGGGGCTTGCGGCAGCCGTGACCCTCGACGCCTACGCGCGACGCACCCGCGGCTGGTCGCAGAACCGCTCCGCGGGGCACTGCGTGCGTCTCGGCACCCTCGACGAGCCGGCGCGCGATGAGGTCATCGCGGAGGTCGTCGCGTCGGGGGTGGGCATCATCGCCAACCCGATCACGAATCTGTCGCTGCAGGGGTGGAGCGTCCCCGTCGCGACGCCCCGCGGCATCGCTCCGGCCCGAGCGCTCCTCACGGCGGGCGCGCGGTTCGCCGCCGGTGCCGACAACGTACGCGACCCGTTCAATCCGCTCGGCCGCGGAGACGCGCTCGAGACCGCGATGCTCCTCGTCGTCGCCGCGCACCTCACGGCGGAAGAGGCGTACACCGCGGTCTCCACCGGTGCACGCGAGGTCATGGGGCTGCCGGAGGCGGGTGTCGCCGTCGGTGCGCGCGCCGACCTGCTCGCGGTGCGGGCGGAGTCGCTGGTGCAGGCGATCGCCGAGGCGCCGGCGGACCGCCTGGTGATGCGCGGTGGTCGGCTCGTGGCGGCCACGACGACCGAGGGCTGGGTCGCCGCCCCCTGA
- a CDS encoding PDR/VanB family oxidoreductase gives MSYFSDVERDLVVVERTALTGDIVAFDLASPNGRDLPAWTPGSHLDVILPDADGTGPVERQYSLCGDTAERGRWRITVLRETGGRGGSVRVHDELAVGTRVRVRGPRNHFPFEVSPGTRYRFVAGGIGITAIRAMAAAAEAAGAEWELDYAGRTRAGMAFAAELAETYGDRVRIHARDEGARLDIDALAASVDERTAVFACGPKRMLDALEAGIDERALHVERFEAKEFGEPVWPGPFEVELSMSGDVVVVSPEQSVLDAIREQSPDTLVLSSCRRGTCGTCEVPVLEGDIEHRDSVLTPIEQRDSTVMMVCVSRAACGRIVLDL, from the coding sequence GTGAGTTACTTCAGCGACGTCGAACGCGATCTGGTCGTGGTGGAGCGCACCGCGCTCACCGGCGACATCGTCGCCTTCGATCTGGCGTCTCCGAACGGGCGCGATCTGCCCGCCTGGACCCCCGGTTCCCACCTCGACGTGATCCTTCCGGATGCCGACGGCACCGGACCGGTGGAACGCCAGTACTCGCTGTGCGGCGACACCGCGGAGCGCGGGCGATGGCGCATCACGGTGCTGCGCGAGACGGGCGGGCGCGGCGGATCCGTGCGCGTACACGACGAGCTCGCGGTCGGCACGCGGGTGCGCGTGCGCGGCCCCCGCAACCACTTCCCGTTCGAGGTCTCCCCCGGTACGCGCTATCGGTTCGTGGCGGGCGGGATCGGCATCACGGCGATCCGGGCGATGGCGGCCGCAGCCGAAGCCGCCGGTGCCGAGTGGGAGCTGGACTACGCCGGGCGCACGCGCGCCGGCATGGCCTTCGCGGCGGAGCTCGCCGAGACGTACGGCGACCGCGTACGCATCCACGCCCGCGACGAGGGCGCCCGCCTCGACATCGACGCGCTGGCCGCATCCGTGGACGAGCGCACGGCCGTGTTCGCATGCGGACCGAAGCGGATGCTGGACGCGCTGGAGGCGGGCATCGACGAGCGCGCGCTGCACGTGGAGCGCTTCGAGGCGAAGGAGTTCGGGGAGCCGGTGTGGCCGGGGCCGTTCGAGGTGGAACTGTCGATGAGCGGCGACGTCGTCGTGGTCTCGCCGGAGCAGTCGGTTCTCGACGCGATCCGCGAGCAATCCCCCGATACGCTCGTGCTCTCGAGCTGCCGCCGCGGCACATGCGGCACGTGCGAGGTCCCGGTGCTCGAGGGCGATATCGAGCACCGCGACTCGGTGCTCACACCGATCGAGCAGCGTGATTCGACCGTCATGATGGTCTGCGTCTCGCGCGCGGCCTGCGGACGGATCGTGCTCGATCTCTGA